The following coding sequences lie in one Fusarium poae strain DAOMC 252244 chromosome 1, whole genome shotgun sequence genomic window:
- a CDS encoding hypothetical protein (TransMembrane:12 (i44-68o111-131i183-201o207-229i286-310o330-355i756-784o804-830i874-898o904-925i987-1008o1023-1044i)) codes for MVAETKKAATEEPKKSIFSFFKSFKTCFTYLELLFAAGPTWVDYALIALGTLCAVGAGVPFPLMGVLFGQLIDNFNGATCAADGSNSGASEAASDPLQYENAINDKVIKTAWIGAIALVLIYGHLTCWNIISQRLAQRLRTRYVSALLRQPPEFFDTRGASGQVSSRLQGDITAVQAGTSEKVGNIITTLSFFVTVFIIAFTKQPRLAGILICMLPAFLLSGILGGRYLGKYVVKQLEASTAASSIASEALSHVAVVQAFGAAPRLEEKFAEHMARSRKYAIAKSSIAAVQTGLLYFIAYSGNALAFWQGSKKIVESVARNDGNTTVGEIYAIVYLLVDACVMLGGMAPTLPFLGAAVGAFQRLKEDIDAPSSIDGTSSEGTVLPATGAKSLAFRNVSFEYASRPGQAVLKNVDLEFPAGKYTAIVGLSGSGKSTIAALIARLHDPTEGKVELEGHDLRELNVKSLRSFISFVQQEPSLLDRSILENIALGLINSPKDSHQHLKPLLKGPELAKMAAQGKEALSSAASLGPEFAEIAELIRHATEQADAAGFINRLELGYGTSAGPKGSLVSGGQRQRIALARALIRDPEILVLDEATAALDSASEKRIQLAVERAAAEKRTIISIAHRLSTIRNADNIVVMQAGQVVEQGTYDELMAKENGEFANMARLQTVGNKSGPASVDGDSIGASTLRADTQLNEKVDFSETHKSLDTQSSEKDKEEAPKKDEEVKDHELDEVKPFSSVMKGIAWLIRPSLGWFALAMIAAVFVGATFSGSGIIFGFTVGALNPCANTLDHIRSMGNMFAGLFFMLAGVELIANFFAWLGFGIVAERLLYNLRVLSFRSLLEQSIHWHQSEGRTPTSLLGIITKDSMSVGAFSGSTFGTVFAILINVLIAIIISHIFAWKIALVCLVTLPILLGSGFMQLRMLARYEERHQAAFSTATSLATEAIQSIRTVAVLSLENEYMEGFSRLLKPPKKEVVRASVTTNIWLAISYTTGTFINALAYWWGSQLIMKGEYTQKDFLIILVAMLTSAQLWSGMFSLAPEFSRARLALSRVMTVVNMGSSTHTGKPGQDPSKAGDDPEAAGGEKPLSPAESHGRGGARVTFKNVSFSYPSRPDATVLDNVSFTLPPNQFCGLVGPSGAGKSTIMNIVQRLYEPTAGTVLIDDRDITTLSTSFRDSIALVPQEPALFDGSVRFNVGLGAPPGHEATDAEIEEACRLVNIHDVIAALPDGYDTECGPSASRLSGGQRQRLAIARALVRRPRLLLLDESTSALDAASEAALQEGLERASRGTTVLAITHRLHTVQKADVIFIVEGGQIVDSGRHSQLMERRESYRVNAMQQMLQ; via the exons ATGGTTGCCGAAACTAAGAAGGCGGCCACCGAGGAGCCGAAGAAGAGTATCTTCTCT TTCTTCAAGTCCTTCAAGACGTGCTTCACCTACCTCGAACTACTCTTCGCCGCTGGTCCAACATGGGTCGACTACGCCCTCATCGCATTGGGTACTCTGTGCGCAGTTGGAGCTGGTGTTCCATTCCCTCTCATGGGTGTTCTTTTCGGGCAGCTTATAGACAACTTCAACGGCGCGACATGTGCGGCTGATGGCAGCAACTCAGGTGCCAGCGAAGCTGCCTCGGATCCTCTTCAATATGAGAACGCTATCAACGACAAGGTCATAAAGACAGCTTGGATTGGCGCAATTGCGCTTGTTCTCATCTATGGTCACCTTACATGCTGGAACATCATTAGCCAACGTCTCGCACAACGTCTACGAACACGCTATGTATCGGCTCTCTTGCGACAACCACCAGAGTTCTTTGACACTCGTGGCGCTTCTGGCCAAGTCTCTAGCCGACTTCAGGGCGACATCACCGCCGTCCAGGCCGGTACATCCGAGAAGGTTGGAAACATTATCACTACCTTGAGCTTCTTTGTCACCGTCTTCATCATTGCCTTCACAAAACAACCCAGACTCGCTGGTATCCTTATATGTATGCTTCCTGCATTCTTGCTCTCTGGAATCTTGGGAGGGAGATACCTGGGAAAATACGTTGTCAAACAGCTGGAAGCCTCTACTGCAGCATCTTCTATTGCTTCCGAGGCTTTGTCCCATGTCGCTGTCGTTCAAGCTTTTGGCGCTGCGCCTCGCCTTGAAGAGAAGTTCGCAGAGCATATGGCCCGCTCTCGCAAGTACGCGATCGCTAAATCTTCCATTGCTGCCGTGCAAACAGGCCTCCTCTACTTTATTGCCTACTCGGGCAATGCTCTAGCCTTCTGGCAGGGTAGCAAGAAGATTGTGGAGTCCGTGGCAAGAAATGATGGAAACACCACTGTCGGTGAGATTTACGCTATTGTGTATCTTCTTGTAGATGCATGCGTAATGCTTGGTGGAATGGCACCTACTCTGCCTTTCTTAGGAGCAGCTGTGGGTGCATTCCAGAGACTAAAGGAAGACATAGACGCCCCGTCTTCTATCGACGGCACCTCAAGTGAAGGCACTGTACTTCCTGCGACTGGGGCAAAGTCCCTTGCCTTCCGTAATGTCTCATTCGAGTATGCATCTCGCCCCGGTCAAGCTGTTCTCAAGAACGTTGATCTTGAGTTCCCTGCTGGAAAGTACACGGCCATCGTTGGCCTTTCTGGCAGTGGAAAGTCCACCATTGCAGCACTGATTGCCCGTCTACATGATCCTACCGAGGGTAAAGTCGAGCTCGAAGGCCATGACTTGCGGGAGCTTAATGTCAAGTCTCTTCGAAGTTTCATCAGCTTTGTTCAGCAGGAGCCATCACTTCTTGATCGGTCCATACTTGAAAACATCGCACTTGGTCTGATTAACTCGCCTAAAGACTCTCACCAACATTTGAAGCCTCTTCTCAAGGGCCCGGAGCTTGCAAAGATGGCCGCACAAGGCAAGGAAGCACTCAGCTCAGCCGCATCTCTTGGACCCGAGTTTGCTGAAATCGCCGAATTGATCCGTCACGCTACAGAGCAGGCTGATGCAGCCGGTTTCATCAATCGTCTAGAGCTCGGTTATGGTACATCCGCTGGACCCAAGGGATCACTCGTCAGTGGCGGACAAAGACAGAGAATTGCACTTGCCCGAGCCTTGATTCGCGATCCTGAGATCCTTGTTCTCGATGAAGCTACCGCGGCTCTCGATTCTGCTAGTGAAAAGAGAATCCAGCTTGCTGTTGAacgtgctgctgctgagaagcGAACCATCATCTCGATTGCCCATCGGCTATCGACTATCCGTAACGCTGATAACATCGTTGTCATGCAAGCGGGACAGGTTGTTGAGCAGGGAACCTATGACGAGCTTATGGCCAAGGAAAATGGCGAATTCGCAAACATGGCTAGACTTCAGACTGTCGGTAACAAAAGCGGTCCAGCATCTGTGGATGGTGATTCGATTGGAGCTTCCACTCTCCGAGCAGACACTCAATTAAATGAGAAGGTCGACTTCTCCGAGACCCATAAGTCATTAGACACTCAATCGTCTGAAAAGGACAAGGAGGAGGCGCCCAAGAAGGACGAAGAAGTAAAGGATCACGAACTCGATGAAGTGAAACCTTTCAGCTCCGTCATGAAGGGTATCGCCTGGTTAATTCGGCCATCTCTAGGCTGGTTTGCCCTTGCCATGATTGCTGCAGTCTTTGTTGGAGCCACTTTCTCCGGTTCAGGTATCATCTTTGGTTTTACCGTTGGGGCACTCAATCCGTGTGCCAATACTCTCGACCACATTCGTTCCATGGGAAATATGTTTGCTGGCCTCTTCTTCATGCTTGCTGGAGTTGAGTTGATAGCAAACTTCTTCGCCTGGTTGGGTTTTGGTATTGTTGCTGAGAGACTTCTTTACAACCTGCGCGTGTTGTCTTTCCGATCCCTGCTAGAACAAAGCATTCACTGGCACCAATCTGAAGGTCGCACTCCTACCAGTTTGCTTGGAATCatcaccaaagacagcatgTCTGTGGGTGCTTTCAGTGGATCAACATTTGGTACCGTCTTTGCCATTCTGATCAATGTCCTAattgccatcatcatctcccaCATCTTTGCTTGGAAGATTGCCTTGGTCTGTCTTGTTACGCTTCCTATTCTGCTTGGCTCAGGTTTCATGCAGCTGCGTATGCTGGCGCGGTATGAGGAGCGTCATCAAGCAGCCTTCTCGACTGCCACTTCGCTCGCTACAGAGGCCATTCAGTCCATTCGGACTGTCGCTGTTTTATCACTAGAGAATGAGTACATGGAAGGTTTCTCACGCCTTCTTAAGCCACCAAAGAAGGAGGTTGTGCGGGCCTCAGTAACGACAAATATCTGGCTAGCCATCTCGTACACAACTGGTACCTTCATCAACGCTCTCGCATATTGGTGGGGCTCACAGCTCATCATGAAAGGAGAGTATACCCAAAAGGACTTCCTCATTATCCTGGTGGCTATGCTGACAAGCGCCCAGCTCTGGAGTGGTATGTTCTCCCTTGCCCCAGAGTTCTCACGCGCTCGTCTTGCTCTATCTCGTGTTATGACGGTCGTCAACATGGGCAGCAGCACTCATACTGGAAAACCTGGACAAGACCCGTCCAAGGCGGGAGATGATCCGGAGGCTGCAGGAGGAGAAAAGCCACTCAGTCCTGCGGAAAGTCATGGTCGTGGCGGCGCAAGAGTAACATTTAAGAATGTTTCCTTCTCCTATCCAAGCCGACCAGATGCCACTGTCCTCGACAATGTCTCCTTCACACTTCCACCAAACCAGTTTTGTGGTCTTGTTGGTCCTTCGGGAGCCGGCAAGTCTACCATCATGAACATTGTTCAACGTTTATACGAGCCTACTGCCGGTACAGTCCTTATCGACGACCGGGATATCACCACGCTTTCTACATCATTCCGTGACAGTATTGCTCTTGTTCCCCAAGAGCCTGCCCTATTTGATGGCAGTGTGCGTTTCAATGTCGGTCTGGGAGCACCTCCTGGCCACGAGGCTACAGATGCTGAGATCGAAGAAGCTTGTCGCTTGGTAAATATTCATGATGTTATCGCAGCCCTCCCTGATGGTTATGATACAGAATGCGGTCCCTCTGCTTCTCGTCTGTCCGGTGGCCAAAGACAACGTCTCGCCATTGCCCGTGCTCTTGTCCGTCGTCCACGCCTATTGCTTCTCGATGAAAGTACCAGCGCTCTCGATGCTGCCAGCGAAGCAGCTCTTCAAGAAGGTCTCGAGAGGGCATCGAGAGGCACAACTGTATTGGCAATTACTCATCGATTGCATACCGTTCAAAAGGCTGACGTAATCTTTATTGTTGAAGGAGGGCAAATCGTGGACAGTGGACGACACTCTCAGTTAATGGAGCGAAGAGAGAGCTACAGAGTGAACGCGATGCAGCAAATGTTGCAATAA